The Streptomyces achromogenes DNA segment CTGGCGAACGAGGCGAAGGCACAGGCGGTGAACTTCGCGGGCGCGGACGTCCGCGAGGCGTACGCCGCGTTCGCCGCGCGACGCGAACCACTCTTCACGGGCCGCTGGGCCGTGCCGAGCCGACCGGAGGACGACACGTGACACGAGAAGCGGTGATCGCGGCAGCGGTCCGCACCGCGGTGGGAAAGCGCAACGGCGGGCTGGCCGGCATACACCCGGCCGACCTGTCCGGTGCGGTGCTGAACGCGCTCGTCGAGCGGGCCGGGGTCGACCCGGAGACCGTCGACGACGTGATCTGGGGGTGCGTCTCCCAGATCGGCGACCAGTCGAGCAACATCGGCCGCTACGCGGTGCTGGCCGCGGGCTGGCCCGAGAGCATCCCCGGGACGACGGTCAACCGGGCCTGCGGATCGAGCCAGCAGGCGCTGGAGTTCGCCGTACAGGCGGTGCTGTCCGGGCAGCAGGACGTGGTCGTGGTGGGCGGGGTGGAGGTCATGAGCCGGGTCCCGCTGGGCTCGGCCAGGGCTAGCGGAATGCCGTACGGCCCTCAAGTCCTCGGCCGGTACCAGGACTTCTCCTTCAACCAGGGCATCTCGGCGGAGAAGATCGCACAGAAGTGGGGCTTCACCCGGGCCCGGCTCGACGCGTACGCGGCTCTGTCGCACGAGCGGGCCGCCGCCGCGCAGGACAGCGGGGTCTTCGAGGAGCAGATCGTGCCGGTGGTGGGGGTGACCGCCGACGAGGGCGTTCGCCGGGGCACCAGTGTGGAGACGCTCGCGAAGCTCAGGCCGTCCTTCCTGGAGGACGACGGCGTGATCCACGCCGGCAACTCCTCCCAGATCTCCGACGGCGCGGCGGCGCTGTTGGTCACCACCCCGGACAGAGCACGGGAGTTGGGACTGACGCCGCTCGTGCGCCACCGGGCGGCCGCGGTGGTCGGCTCGGACCCGGTGCTGATGCTGACCGGGCCGATCCCGGCCACCGAGAAGGTGCTGGGGAAGGCCGGGGTGGCGCTGTCGGAGGTCGGCGTCTTCGAGGTGAACGAGGCCTTCGCGCCCGTCCCGCTCGCCTGGCTGGCCGAGACGGGTGCCGACCCGGAGCTGGTCAACCCGCTCGGCGGCGCCATCGCGCTCGGCCATCCGCTCGGTGCCTCGGGAGCCGTCCTGATGACCCGCATGGTCCACCACATGCGTGAACGCGGCATCCGCTACGGCCTCCAGACCATGTGCGAGGGCGGCGGGACCGCGAACGCCACACTCGTCGAACTCGTCGGCTGACGGGGGGCGTTGACGTGCGCCGCGATGTCTTCACCGCCGACCACGAGTCGTTCCGGGAGCTGGTCCGGGACGTCGTGGCCAAGGAGGTGGTTCCGCACTACGCCGAGTGGGAGAAGGCCGGGTGGCTGCCCCGGTCGTTCTTCGAGCGGCTCGGCTCGCTCGGGCTGCTGGGGGTGGCCGTTCCGGAGGAGTACGGCGGAGGCGGGCAGCCCGACTACCGCTACAACGTCGTCCTCCAGGAGGAGGCCGCCCGCGCACTGGTCACGCTGGGTACGGTCCGCACCCAACTCGACGTCGTCCTGCCGTACTTCCTCGCCTATGCGAACGAGGAGCAGCGCCGGCGCTGGTTCCCCGGGCTGGCCTCCGGCCGGCTGCTGACCGCGATCGCGATGACCGAGCCCGGCACCGGCTCCGACCTCGCGGGAATCCGTACGACCGCCGTGCGCGACGGCGACCACTACGTGGTGAGCGGCGCCAAGACCTTCATCACCGGCGGACTTCTCGCCGACCTGGTGATCGTGGTGGCGCGCACGTCGACCGACCCGGACGACCGCCGGGCGGGGCTCACGCTGCTGGTCGTGGAGGACGGCATGCCCGGCTTCACGCGCGGCAGGGTGCTGGACAAGATGGGCATCAAGGTCCAGGACACCGTGGAGCTCGCCTTCGACGAGGTCCGGGTGCCCGTCGCCAA contains these protein-coding regions:
- a CDS encoding thiolase family protein → MTREAVIAAAVRTAVGKRNGGLAGIHPADLSGAVLNALVERAGVDPETVDDVIWGCVSQIGDQSSNIGRYAVLAAGWPESIPGTTVNRACGSSQQALEFAVQAVLSGQQDVVVVGGVEVMSRVPLGSARASGMPYGPQVLGRYQDFSFNQGISAEKIAQKWGFTRARLDAYAALSHERAAAAQDSGVFEEQIVPVVGVTADEGVRRGTSVETLAKLRPSFLEDDGVIHAGNSSQISDGAAALLVTTPDRARELGLTPLVRHRAAAVVGSDPVLMLTGPIPATEKVLGKAGVALSEVGVFEVNEAFAPVPLAWLAETGADPELVNPLGGAIALGHPLGASGAVLMTRMVHHMRERGIRYGLQTMCEGGGTANATLVELVG
- a CDS encoding acyl-CoA dehydrogenase family protein — translated: MRRDVFTADHESFRELVRDVVAKEVVPHYAEWEKAGWLPRSFFERLGSLGLLGVAVPEEYGGGGQPDYRYNVVLQEEAARALVTLGTVRTQLDVVLPYFLAYANEEQRRRWFPGLASGRLLTAIAMTEPGTGSDLAGIRTTAVRDGDHYVVSGAKTFITGGLLADLVIVVARTSTDPDDRRAGLTLLVVEDGMPGFTRGRVLDKMGIKVQDTVELAFDEVRVPVANRLGEEGRAFAYLGHNLPQERMTVAVGSVAQARAALDTTIAYVRERNVFGTPVASFQNTKFELAAVDAEIEAAQAVLDRAVLELVDGRLSGADAARVKLFCTEMQARAVDRCLQLFGGYGYMLEYPIARLYADARITRIYAGTSEVMKVIIAKSLGL